One window of the Eucalyptus grandis isolate ANBG69807.140 chromosome 8, ASM1654582v1, whole genome shotgun sequence genome contains the following:
- the LOC104456200 gene encoding stearoyl-[acyl-carrier-protein] 9-desaturase, chloroplastic, with translation MAHQLSPFLTSKPMKSLSFKLPPIADRSLGSSKSMSSILRSGATSKEIENVKKPSIPRMEAHVQVTHSMPPEKIEIFKSMEDWAEKNVLVHLKPVENCWQPQDFLPDAASDGFEEQVRELRERAREIPDDYFVALVGSMITEEALPTYQTMLNTLDGLRDETGSSLTPWAIWTRAWTAEENRHGDLLNKYLYLSGRVDMKRIEKTIQYLIGAGMDPRAENSPYLLFIYTSFQERATSISHGNTGRLAKAHGDTKLAQICGIIASDEKRHEAAYTKIMEKLFEINPDGAVLALADMMRKRITMPAHLMYDGCDDNIFSHYSAVVQRLGIYTAKDYSDVLEFLVGRWKVEKMTGLSAEGRRAQDYVCRLIPKIRRLEERAGERAEEALTIPFSWISDRLVKL, from the exons ATGGCCCACCAACTCAGTCCATTTCTCACTTCTAAACCGATGAAGTCGCTTTCCTTTAAGTTGCCTCCAATCGCCGATCGCAGCCTCGGATCTTCCAAGTCCATGTCCTCCATTCTTCGCTCTGGGGCGACCTCCAA GGAGATTGAGAACGTCAAGAAGCCTTCTATTCCTCGTATGGAGGCACATGTTCAGGTAACCCACTCCATGCCACCCGAAAAGATCGAAATATTCAAGTCCATGGAGGATTGGGCCGAGAAGAATGTATTGGTTCACTTGAAACCTGTCGAGAATTGTTGGCAACCACAAGACTTTCTGCCGGATGCAGCATCAGATGGATTTGAAGAACAAGTTAGGGAACTTAGGGAGAGGGCTAGGGAAATCCCTGATGACTACTTTGTTGCTTTGGTTGGAAGCATGATAACAGAAGAAGCCCTCCCTACTTATCAGACAATGCTCAATACTTTGGACGGACTTAGAGACGAAACAGGTTCAAGCCTAACACCTTGGGCCATTTGGACGAGGGCATGGACTGCGGAGGAGAACAGACATGGTGACCTCCTGAACAAGTACTTGTACCTGTCTGGACGGGTGGACATGAAGCGAATTGAGAAAACGATTCAATATCTGATTGGGGCAGGGATG gATCCGCGAGCAGAAAACAGTCCCTATCTCTTGTTTATATACACTTCATTTCAAGAAAGGGCAACATCTATTTCTCACGGAAACACTGGCAGGCTCGCCAAGGCACATGGGGACACGAAATTGGCTCAAATTTGCGGTATAATTGCATCAGATGAGAAGCGTCATGAAGCAGCCTATACAAAAATCATGGAGAAGCTCTTTGAGATCAACCCAGATGGTGCTGTCTTGGCACTTGCCGACATGATGAGAAAGAGAATCACCATGCCAGCACATCTGATGTATGACGGTTGTGATGACAACATTTTCTCCCATTACTCGGCCGTGGTGCAGAGGCTGGGCATTTACACAGCAAAGGACTATTCAGATGTTCTAGAGTTTCTGGTGGGAAGGTGGAAGGTGGAGAAAATGACTGGACTTTCAGCGGAGGGAAGAAGAGCCCAAGACTACGTCTGCCGTTTAATACCAAAAATTAGAAGGCTGGAGGAGAGAGCTGGGGAAAGGGCCGAGGAAGCACTTACTATTCCCTTCAGTTGGATTTCTGATAGACTAGTGAAGCTTTAG
- the LOC104456201 gene encoding stearoyl-[acyl-carrier-protein] 9-desaturase, chloroplastic: MAVQPNTFLTSKPMKPLSFKLPSIANPSHRSPKSMSSNFGSGSTSKENVEKPFLPRKEAHVQVTHSMPPEKIEIFKSMEKWAEKNVLVHLKPVENCWQPQDFLPDATSDGFEEQVRELRERARDIPDDYFVALVGSMITEEALPTYQTMLNTLDGVRDETASSLTPWAVWTRAWTAEENRHGDLLNKYLYLSGRVDMKRIEKTIQYLIGAGMDPRTENSPYLFFIYTSFQERATSISHGNTGRLAKAHGEMKLAQICGMIASDEKRHEAAYTKIMEKLFEIDPDGTVLALAGMMRKRITMPAHLMYDGCDDNIFSHYSAVVQRLGVYTAKDYADVLEFLVGRWKVENLTGLSAEGRKAQEYVCGLVPKIRRLEERASERAEEALTIPFSWISDRQVKL, encoded by the exons ATGGCTGTCCAACCCAATACATTTCTCACTTCTAAACCCATGAAACCACTTTCCTTTAAGTTGCCTTCGATCGCCAATCCCAGCCACAGATCTCCCAAGTCCATGTCTTCCAATTTTGGCTCTGGCTCCACCTCCAA GGAGAACGTCGAGAAGCCTTTTCTTCCTCGCAAGGAGGCACATGTTCAGGTAACCCACTCCATGCCACCTGAAAAGATCGAAATATTCAAATCCATGGAGAAATGGGCTGAGAAGAATGTACTGGTTCACTTGAAACCTGTCGAGAATTGTTGGCAACCACAAGACTTTCTGCCGGATGCAACATCAGATGGATTTGAAGAACAAGTTAGGGAACTTAGGGAGAGGGCTAGGGATATCCCTGATGACTACTTTGTTGCTTTGGTTGGAAGCATGATAACAGAAGAAGCCCTTCCGACTTATCAGACAATGCTTAATACTCTGGATGGAGTTAGAGACGAGACTGCTTCGAGCCTAACACCTTGGGCCGTTTGGACAAGGGCATGGACTGCGGAGGAGAACAGACACGGTGACCTCCTGAACAAGTACTTATACCTGTCTGGACGAGTGGACATGAAGCGAATTGAGAAAACGATTCAGTATCTGATCGGGGCGGGGATG GATCCTCGAACGGAAAATAGTCCCTACCTCTTCTTCATATACACTTCATTTCAAGAAAGAGCGACATCTATTTCTCATGGAAACACAGGCAGGCTTGCTAAGGCGCATGGGGAAATGAAACTGGCTCAAATTTGCGGTATGATTGCATCAGATGAGAAGCGTCATGAAGCAGCCTATACAAAAATCATGGAGAAGCTCTTCGAGATCGATCCAGATGGAACTGTCTTGGCACTTGCCGGCATGATGAGAAAGAGAATCACTATGCCAGCTCATTTGATGTATGATGGTTGTGATGACAACATTTTCTCCCATTACTCGGCTGTTGTACAGAGGCTCGGTGTTTACACAGCGAAGGACTATGCAGATGTCCTGGAGTTTCTGGTGGGAAGGTGGAAGGTGGAGAATCTGACTGGACTTTCAGCAGAGGGAAGAAAAGCCCAGGAATACGTCTGCGGTTTAGTACCAAAAATTAGAAGGCTGGAGGAGAGAGCTTCGGAAAGGGCCGAGGAAGCACTCACTATTCCCTTCAGCTGGATTTCTGATAGACAAGTGAAGCTTTAG